A genome region from Pseudanabaena sp. Chao 1811 includes the following:
- the rnc gene encoding ribonuclease III, with product MKDLFSFKDKNLLRMALTHRSYVHENPSVGEDNERLEFLGDAILNFLSGSYLYRQHPELGEDELTRRRAALVDEKQLANFAIALELDNQILLGKGALRDGGNKSDNLLSCAFEAMIGALYLDRNCNVESVRPAVEALFASVPPELVNTRSDLDAKNRLQEWVQSYIGHTLPRYVTEKVGGTDHTPEFASKVYVGDRLYGQSMRNFSSKKEAERAAALDALEQIERML from the coding sequence ATGAAAGATCTATTTAGTTTTAAAGATAAAAACCTATTACGAATGGCCCTAACCCATCGTTCCTATGTCCATGAAAATCCAAGTGTGGGGGAAGATAACGAACGTCTAGAATTTTTAGGGGATGCCATTTTAAATTTTTTGAGTGGTTCCTATCTCTATCGTCAACATCCTGAATTAGGTGAAGATGAACTAACGAGGCGAAGGGCAGCTCTGGTGGACGAAAAGCAGCTAGCTAATTTTGCGATCGCCTTAGAACTCGATAACCAAATTTTGTTAGGTAAAGGGGCTTTGCGTGATGGCGGCAATAAGAGCGATAACCTTTTGAGTTGCGCCTTTGAAGCGATGATTGGGGCATTGTATCTAGATCGAAATTGCAATGTGGAGTCAGTACGTCCTGCGGTGGAAGCATTATTTGCCTCTGTCCCCCCTGAGCTAGTAAACACACGCTCAGATCTCGATGCCAAAAATCGCTTGCAGGAATGGGTGCAGTCCTATATCGGTCACACATTACCGCGCTATGTCACTGAAAAAGTAGGCGGAACTGATCATACGCCCGAATTTGCGTCTAAAGTATATGTTGGCGATCGCCTATATGGTCAAAGTATGCGAAATTTTTCTAGCAAAAAGGAAGCAGAACGGGCAGCTGCGCTCGACGCATTAGAACAAATAGAAAGAATGTTATAA
- a CDS encoding ABC1 kinase family protein, whose protein sequence is MSQHPLEELNRYDAKANAEYYGRRPWLAISRIFKIIYFAISFGLAFGWDVLTGNTASQPKLAEQLRRIITALGPTYIKVGQALSTRPDLVRVDFLEELTKLQDQLPPFSNEQAFAIIESELGKSVSTVYRTISEDPIAAASLGQVYKATLYSGEEVAVKVQRPYLIPTLTLDLFILRWFAGWLGPLLPLNLGNSLEAIVDEFGLKLFEEIDYAHEATNAERFAGYFKNDPDVKVPSIYRQYSTHKVLTLEWINGIKLNEIDQIKLAGLNTDNLVRIGVMSGLRQLLEFGFFHADPHPGNLFATYDGKMAYIDFGMMDQLDLQTKEQLVDSVVHLLNKDYDELGQDYVRLGFLQPDIEMKPIVNALESVLGDIMSEKVKDFNFKVVTDRFSKVMYDYPFCLPAKFALIIRSVITQEGVALSLNPEFRIVQVAYPYVARRLLTDESESLRSRLLEVLFKDDKFQWSRLENLLAIAKSDGQFDIIPTASMGFKFLTSKDGEYIRRRILLALTEDNRLHTEELMRIWNMLSVDLEPAKLWDMALKTLTGAMPKALAAALPFAAFQNLN, encoded by the coding sequence GTGAGTCAGCATCCCCTAGAAGAGCTAAATCGCTATGATGCCAAAGCCAATGCCGAATATTACGGTCGTCGCCCTTGGCTAGCGATTAGTCGCATTTTCAAAATCATTTATTTTGCAATTAGTTTTGGCTTAGCCTTTGGCTGGGATGTCTTGACTGGGAACACCGCAAGTCAACCCAAGCTTGCCGAACAGTTACGCCGCATCATCACGGCTCTTGGTCCAACCTATATCAAAGTTGGACAGGCTTTATCTACACGTCCCGATCTCGTGCGTGTAGATTTCCTTGAGGAGTTAACAAAACTTCAAGATCAACTACCACCATTTTCTAACGAGCAAGCCTTCGCAATCATCGAGTCTGAGCTAGGCAAGTCCGTCAGTACAGTTTATCGGACTATTTCTGAAGATCCGATCGCTGCCGCAAGTTTAGGACAAGTCTACAAAGCCACACTCTACTCAGGCGAAGAAGTTGCCGTTAAAGTCCAACGCCCATATCTGATCCCAACTTTGACCCTCGATCTATTTATCTTGCGTTGGTTTGCAGGATGGCTGGGTCCACTTTTGCCCCTCAATCTGGGTAATAGCCTAGAAGCGATCGTTGATGAGTTCGGTTTGAAATTATTTGAAGAAATCGACTATGCCCATGAAGCGACTAACGCTGAGAGGTTTGCAGGCTACTTTAAAAACGATCCTGATGTGAAGGTTCCTTCTATCTATCGTCAGTACAGCACCCATAAAGTTCTGACTTTGGAATGGATTAACGGCATCAAGCTCAACGAAATCGATCAAATTAAATTGGCAGGTCTGAATACGGATAATCTTGTCAGAATTGGTGTGATGTCTGGGTTACGACAATTGTTAGAATTTGGCTTTTTCCACGCCGATCCTCACCCCGGAAATCTCTTTGCTACCTACGATGGCAAGATGGCATATATCGACTTTGGGATGATGGATCAGTTAGATCTCCAAACTAAAGAACAATTAGTCGATTCCGTTGTGCATTTGCTCAATAAGGATTATGACGAGCTTGGGCAGGACTATGTGAGATTGGGATTCCTACAACCAGATATTGAGATGAAGCCAATTGTCAATGCTCTGGAATCGGTGCTAGGCGATATCATGTCCGAAAAAGTGAAGGATTTCAACTTCAAAGTTGTCACCGATCGCTTCTCAAAAGTGATGTACGACTATCCCTTCTGCTTACCTGCTAAGTTTGCTCTAATTATTCGCTCTGTAATTACCCAAGAAGGTGTAGCTCTCAGCCTCAATCCTGAATTTCGGATCGTGCAGGTGGCTTATCCTTATGTGGCTAGACGCTTGCTCACCGATGAATCAGAAAGTTTGCGGTCAAGACTATTAGAAGTTCTCTTTAAAGATGACAAATTCCAATGGTCAAGACTAGAGAATTTATTAGCGATCGCTAAATCCGATGGTCAATTTGACATCATCCCTACCGCCAGTATGGGCTTTAAGTTCCTAACTTCCAAAGATGGCGAATATATCCGCCGTCGTATTTTGCTAGCTCTTACCGAAGATAATCGTCTCCACACTGAGGAACTCATGCGTATCTGGAATATGCTCAGTGTCGATCTCGAACCTGCCAAGTTATGGGACATGGCTCTTAAAACCCTAACTGGAGCAATGCCAAAGGCGCTCGCGGCTGCTCTGCCCTTTGCCGCTTTTCAAAATCTCAACTAA
- a CDS encoding ABC-F family ATP-binding cassette domain-containing protein, whose amino-acid sequence MLRLEHIQKIYPTGEVLKDVNWEVKTGDRIGLVGVNGAGKSTQLKIIAGEIEPTAGQIVRPSSLKIAYLSQEFDIEETRTVKQEMWQAFQEVREIQKELAIIHHHLENLKDGEDYEPILKKMDRYQRQFEDHNGYELESRIDKLLPELGFKTDDGDRLVSEYSGGWQMRMGLGKILLQSPDLLLLDEPTNHLDLETIEWLEKYLRSLSTPMVIVSHDREFLDRLCTSIVETERGVSTTYLGNYTSYLTQKAEAKAAQSAAFERQQKYIEKQQVFVDRFRASATRSTQAKSREKQLDKIERIEAPESDVRTLKFHFPPASRSGRVTVEIKDLTHAYGDQILFLGADLEIERGDRVAFLGPNGAGKSTLLKMVVGKEPYNEGEINLGHNVLIGYFEQNQAEALDLHKDVFHTIHDDFPKMTHEEVRGVLGKFLFSGDTVFKLVRDLSGGEKARLALAKMLLTPVNFLILDEPTNHLDIPAKEMLEAALREYEGTVAVISHDRYFISQVANKIVEIRDGDLVVYAGDYAYYQEKKEEEEREAKYKAEMAAKAAKDALKKEKERTKQAEKRQEKQQQKVKAK is encoded by the coding sequence ATGCTTCGTCTAGAACACATTCAGAAAATTTATCCCACTGGCGAAGTCCTCAAAGACGTTAACTGGGAAGTCAAAACAGGCGATCGCATTGGTTTGGTCGGCGTAAATGGCGCGGGGAAATCAACACAGCTCAAGATTATTGCAGGGGAAATCGAACCGACCGCAGGGCAAATCGTGCGTCCTTCGAGTCTGAAAATTGCCTATCTCAGTCAAGAATTTGACATCGAAGAGACTCGTACCGTCAAACAGGAGATGTGGCAAGCATTTCAGGAAGTGCGCGAAATTCAGAAGGAATTAGCAATTATTCATCATCACTTGGAAAACCTCAAGGATGGTGAGGACTATGAGCCGATTCTTAAAAAGATGGATCGCTACCAACGTCAGTTTGAAGATCACAATGGCTATGAACTGGAAAGCCGTATCGATAAACTATTGCCAGAACTAGGTTTTAAAACTGACGATGGCGATCGCTTGGTCAGTGAATATAGCGGCGGTTGGCAAATGCGGATGGGCTTAGGCAAAATTTTGCTGCAATCGCCAGACCTATTGCTATTGGACGAACCGACAAACCACTTGGACTTAGAAACCATTGAGTGGTTAGAAAAATACCTGCGATCGCTAAGTACACCAATGGTGATCGTCTCCCATGACCGTGAATTTCTAGATCGCCTCTGTACCTCAATTGTGGAAACTGAGCGTGGCGTATCCACCACCTATTTGGGCAATTACACCTCATATCTCACCCAAAAAGCTGAAGCCAAAGCTGCCCAGAGTGCTGCCTTTGAACGTCAACAAAAATATATCGAAAAGCAACAGGTATTCGTCGATCGCTTTAGGGCAAGTGCTACCCGTAGTACCCAAGCCAAGAGTCGTGAAAAGCAACTGGACAAAATCGAGCGTATCGAAGCACCTGAAAGCGATGTACGGACTCTCAAATTCCATTTTCCCCCTGCATCTCGTAGTGGGCGTGTCACCGTCGAAATTAAAGATCTCACCCATGCCTATGGGGATCAAATTCTATTCTTGGGTGCAGATCTAGAAATCGAAAGAGGCGATCGCGTTGCCTTCCTTGGTCCCAATGGCGCAGGCAAATCCACCCTACTCAAAATGGTTGTGGGCAAAGAACCCTACAACGAAGGCGAAATCAACCTTGGTCATAATGTCCTCATTGGTTATTTTGAGCAAAACCAAGCGGAAGCCCTTGACTTGCACAAAGACGTATTTCATACCATCCATGACGATTTTCCCAAAATGACCCATGAAGAAGTGCGTGGCGTATTGGGTAAATTCCTATTTAGTGGAGACACTGTATTTAAACTAGTACGTGATCTCAGTGGTGGGGAAAAAGCAAGGCTTGCCCTTGCAAAAATGTTGCTCACTCCTGTCAATTTTTTAATCCTCGATGAGCCGACTAACCACCTTGATATTCCTGCTAAAGAGATGCTAGAAGCAGCTTTACGTGAGTATGAAGGGACTGTTGCTGTCATCTCCCACGATCGCTATTTCATCTCCCAAGTTGCCAATAAAATAGTCGAAATCCGTGATGGCGATCTCGTAGTCTATGCAGGTGACTACGCCTACTACCAAGAGAAAAAGGAAGAAGAAGAACGAGAAGCTAAGTACAAAGCAGAGATGGCAGCCAAAGCCGCAAAAGATGCCTTAAAGAAGGAAAAGGAAAGAACAAAACAAGCGGAAAAACGTCAAGAAAAGCAACAACAAAAGGTGAAAGCAAAGTAA
- a CDS encoding MFS transporter, producing MNRNFWIIALISFINALSFTILIPVLYQYGRQFQLNDFQTSLLFAIYAISQFFATPIIGKLSDRFGRKPLLILSLAGTVVANLMAGTAASAAVLFFARFLDGITGGNASVAQAVISDVTTPETRAKAFGINGAAFGMGFILGPAISLVAQKAALNTPLGKSFGASFLVSGAIAAIALFLTIFFLPETLKTKAEKAQNIFDLGLEKLITGLLMPKIGILLIINFLTGLTFNIFTFAFQPYFLKVLNQNSDGLALMFLLFGVLAVIMQTAGISQMTKHLQLAQILFLGLFIRSLSFVLMPIWKDIYYFIAVCVLFSLLNSVVQPMISALLSLNARPEEQGTVLGINASYLSISNGFGPVIAGLLVNQEHPESYGYPLYLAGICTFLVLGLAFVKRKDYAVKVVR from the coding sequence ATGAATCGTAACTTTTGGATTATTGCTCTTATTTCTTTCATTAATGCGCTGAGTTTTACGATTCTCATCCCTGTTTTGTACCAATATGGTAGACAGTTTCAATTAAATGATTTTCAGACAAGCTTATTATTCGCAATTTATGCAATCTCGCAATTTTTTGCAACTCCAATCATCGGGAAACTTAGCGATCGCTTTGGAAGAAAGCCTTTATTAATACTGAGTTTAGCGGGAACAGTGGTTGCTAATCTGATGGCAGGAACCGCCGCTAGTGCCGCAGTATTGTTTTTTGCGAGATTTTTAGATGGGATTACGGGGGGAAATGCCTCGGTTGCTCAAGCTGTTATCTCTGATGTCACTACACCTGAGACCAGAGCCAAAGCTTTTGGGATCAATGGAGCCGCCTTTGGAATGGGCTTTATCCTAGGTCCTGCGATCAGTTTGGTCGCGCAGAAAGCTGCCCTCAATACTCCCTTAGGTAAATCCTTTGGGGCTTCGTTTTTGGTGTCAGGGGCGATTGCGGCGATCGCTTTATTTTTAACTATATTCTTCTTGCCAGAGACGCTGAAAACTAAAGCGGAAAAAGCACAAAATATATTTGACCTTGGGTTAGAGAAACTAATTACAGGATTATTGATGCCCAAAATTGGCATTTTACTGATTATTAATTTCCTGACAGGCTTGACTTTTAATATCTTTACCTTTGCCTTTCAGCCTTACTTTCTTAAGGTTCTCAACCAAAATAGTGATGGGCTTGCCCTCATGTTTTTACTATTTGGCGTACTCGCAGTCATTATGCAAACGGCGGGTATTTCCCAAATGACCAAACATCTGCAACTAGCGCAAATATTATTTTTAGGACTATTCATCCGTAGTTTATCTTTTGTCTTAATGCCCATATGGAAGGATATCTATTACTTTATCGCTGTTTGTGTACTCTTCTCATTACTCAATTCGGTTGTACAACCGATGATTAGCGCCTTACTCTCTCTCAATGCCCGTCCTGAGGAACAAGGGACTGTACTAGGTATAAATGCCTCATACCTGAGCATTTCCAATGGATTTGGTCCCGTCATTGCAGGCTTACTTGTCAATCAAGAACATCCTGAATCCTACGGCTATCCGCTCTATTTAGCAGGTATTTGTACTTTCCTTGTCTTAGGTTTAGCCTTTGTCAAGCGCAAAGATTACGCAGTCAAAGTGGTGAGGTGA
- a CDS encoding Hsp20/alpha crystallin family protein, with protein MLVRWQPLQEIEEVRRQFDRMFRDITTLDQEAAKGWVPASELRDDGDHLTLRLSIPDIEAKDLDIQVTKDSLTIAGERHLERKEESAEKGYYWSEISYGKFRRVFALPVAIENEQVKAEYTNGILTLTLPKANEVKAFKVNVATELPAS; from the coding sequence ATGTTAGTACGTTGGCAACCTTTACAAGAAATCGAAGAAGTTCGTCGTCAGTTTGATCGCATGTTCCGTGACATCACTACCCTAGATCAAGAAGCCGCCAAAGGCTGGGTTCCCGCTAGTGAATTGCGCGATGATGGCGATCATTTGACCCTCAGACTCTCCATTCCTGATATCGAAGCTAAGGATCTCGATATTCAAGTAACTAAGGATTCGTTGACAATTGCTGGTGAACGTCACCTCGAACGCAAAGAAGAATCTGCGGAAAAGGGTTACTACTGGAGTGAAATCAGCTATGGCAAGTTCCGCCGTGTATTTGCATTGCCTGTCGCGATCGAAAATGAACAGGTGAAGGCTGAATACACCAATGGTATTCTTACTCTCACCTTGCCCAAAGCTAATGAAGTCAAGGCTTTCAAGGTTAATGTTGCTACGGAGTTACCTGCTTCCTAA
- the rimM gene encoding ribosome maturation factor RimM (Essential for efficient processing of 16S rRNA) produces MMTEYWLMIGKIVSPQGLKGEVRVLSYSDFPERFENAGKRWIAASEKDEPQEIMMLSGREVAGKKNLFVVRLEGINDCDRAEALRNYLMFIPTSDRPYLEPNEYMIADLVGCNVYHQPTGKLLGEVISIIAAGNDLLEVRNPDDEEIELIPFVEAIVPFVDIKQKRIEVTPPKGLIDKWLQI; encoded by the coding sequence ATGATGACTGAATATTGGTTAATGATTGGCAAGATTGTTTCACCACAAGGACTAAAGGGTGAAGTAAGGGTTTTGTCCTATTCGGATTTTCCTGAGCGCTTTGAGAATGCGGGTAAACGCTGGATTGCCGCTTCAGAGAAAGATGAACCACAGGAGATCATGATGCTCTCAGGTCGAGAAGTTGCAGGTAAAAAGAATCTCTTTGTGGTGCGTCTTGAAGGAATCAATGATTGCGATCGCGCTGAAGCTCTGCGTAATTATCTAATGTTCATTCCTACTAGCGATCGCCCTTACCTAGAGCCTAACGAGTACATGATCGCCGATTTGGTGGGTTGCAATGTCTACCACCAACCAACAGGTAAACTTTTGGGAGAAGTGATTAGTATCATCGCCGCAGGCAATGATCTTCTAGAAGTTCGCAATCCCGATGATGAAGAAATTGAGTTAATTCCTTTTGTTGAAGCGATCGTTCCCTTTGTAGATATTAAACAAAAAAGAATTGAAGTCACTCCTCCAAAGGGATTGATTGACAAATGGCTACAGATATAA
- a CDS encoding molybdenum cofactor guanylyltransferase, with the protein MKITAIALSGGKSSRMGRDKALLEINGETLLSQTSRIALQTADSVYIVARSQEQYQSLKIDSQASIHLVLDQKFDGALVGFWQGIQAIAKPTDWILLLACDLPNLQSEVLQTWARQLADLPKTAIAYLPTHAANPDESRKQWEPLCGFYRWQCCDSLVEFIEKGGRSFQKWLDTQEVMAIPNAPLSMLFNCNTPDDFHQYRLSS; encoded by the coding sequence ATGAAAATTACAGCGATCGCCCTTTCTGGTGGTAAAAGTTCGCGAATGGGAAGAGATAAAGCTCTATTAGAAATTAATGGCGAAACTCTCTTATCACAAACTAGCCGCATAGCATTGCAAACAGCTGACTCAGTATATATTGTAGCTCGTAGTCAAGAACAATATCAAAGCTTGAAAATAGATTCTCAAGCTTCTATTCATTTGGTTCTCGACCAGAAATTTGATGGCGCATTAGTCGGATTTTGGCAAGGAATTCAAGCGATCGCCAAACCGACTGATTGGATATTACTACTTGCTTGTGACTTGCCAAATCTACAAAGTGAGGTTTTACAAACTTGGGCTAGACAATTAGCAGACTTACCTAAAACTGCGATCGCCTATTTACCAACCCATGCAGCCAATCCTGATGAATCAAGAAAGCAATGGGAACCTCTCTGTGGTTTTTATCGATGGCAATGTTGTGATTCACTGGTGGAATTTATAGAAAAGGGAGGTCGATCGTTTCAGAAATGGCTAGATACACAAGAAGTTATGGCAATTCCCAATGCACCTTTATCGATGCTATTTAACTGCAACACCCCTGATGATTTCCATCAATATCGCTTAAGTAGCTAG
- a CDS encoding glycosyl hydrolase family 57, which produces MISTTPSSFVTSDLPAICGNEELIQRAVQDDAPVFLNSNLNSNNLKLEEITSAFACALHMHQPTIPAGANGALICNLQHMFEHQGEGDNHNAGVFAWCYSRMGDFIPQLVAQGSNPRIMLDYSGNLLWGLQQMQRHDILDNLKRITCDRQYQPYVEWLGTMWSHAVIPSTPIPDIKLHIQAWQSHFASIFGIDALKRVKGFSPPEMHLPNHPDTLYEYIKALKECGYRWLMVQEHSVERFDGSGLTQDQKYLPNRLVAMNSKGESISITALIKTQGSDTKLVAQMQPYHEAKGRGKQQLGNVSIPSLVTQIADGENGGVMMNEFPRDYPLVWDQLKNNGRGAAGVVGLNGTEYLEMIEAAGVSPLDYPTIQAVQQHKVWQKVDQIGDRQNLNTAMVEQAITELKARDHQFHMDGASWTNSMSWVNGYENVLEPMNQLSAKFHEKYDPLVAQDPSITKRSDYQQALLYNLLVQTSCFRYWGQGTWTDYARELYRKGEQSY; this is translated from the coding sequence TTGATTTCAACGACACCATCAAGCTTTGTTACCTCTGATCTTCCTGCTATTTGTGGCAATGAAGAATTAATTCAACGCGCAGTACAGGATGATGCACCTGTATTTCTAAATAGCAATCTAAATAGCAATAACTTAAAACTAGAAGAGATTACTTCTGCCTTTGCCTGTGCCTTGCATATGCACCAGCCGACTATTCCCGCAGGCGCGAATGGAGCTTTAATTTGCAATCTTCAGCATATGTTCGAGCATCAAGGCGAAGGTGATAATCACAATGCTGGAGTATTTGCTTGGTGCTATAGCCGCATGGGCGATTTCATTCCCCAACTTGTCGCACAGGGCAGCAATCCTCGGATCATGTTGGACTATTCTGGAAACCTGCTCTGGGGCTTGCAGCAGATGCAACGCCATGACATTTTAGATAATCTCAAACGGATTACTTGCGATCGCCAATATCAACCCTATGTGGAATGGCTCGGTACAATGTGGAGTCATGCGGTGATTCCCTCCACTCCGATTCCTGATATCAAACTGCATATCCAAGCATGGCAAAGTCATTTTGCTTCTATTTTCGGAATTGATGCTCTCAAGCGCGTGAAAGGGTTTTCGCCACCAGAGATGCACCTTCCCAATCATCCTGATACACTCTATGAATATATTAAAGCGCTCAAGGAATGCGGCTATCGCTGGCTAATGGTACAGGAACATTCCGTAGAACGTTTTGATGGTTCGGGTTTAACTCAAGATCAGAAATATTTGCCTAATCGATTGGTAGCGATGAACTCGAAAGGTGAATCGATTAGCATTACCGCACTAATTAAAACCCAAGGTTCTGATACCAAATTAGTTGCACAAATGCAGCCCTACCATGAAGCCAAAGGTCGAGGTAAACAGCAACTTGGTAATGTTTCCATTCCCTCCCTAGTCACTCAGATTGCCGATGGCGAGAATGGCGGCGTGATGATGAATGAATTTCCCCGCGATTATCCTTTGGTATGGGATCAACTGAAAAATAATGGTCGTGGCGCTGCGGGTGTTGTCGGTTTAAATGGTACTGAATATTTAGAAATGATCGAGGCAGCAGGTGTGAGTCCCCTTGATTATCCAACGATTCAAGCAGTGCAGCAGCATAAGGTCTGGCAAAAGGTCGATCAAATCGGCGATCGCCAAAATCTGAATACAGCTATGGTCGAGCAGGCAATTACTGAACTCAAAGCCAGGGATCATCAGTTCCATATGGATGGTGCATCATGGACAAATAGTATGAGCTGGGTTAATGGTTACGAAAATGTTTTAGAACCGATGAATCAACTCAGTGCTAAGTTCCATGAGAAATATGATCCACTGGTAGCTCAAGATCCATCGATTACTAAGCGATCGGACTATCAGCAAGCCTTACTCTATAACCTGCTAGTCCAAACTAGTTGCTTCCGTTATTGGGGACAAGGCACATGGACAGACTATGCCCGCGAACTCTACCGAAAAGGAGAGCAAAGTTATTAG
- a CDS encoding pentapeptide repeat-containing protein, giving the protein MLNHFAKKRNLIERYSQGERNFEGVDLMGVDLSKVDLSGAILRNSNLVFANLWESDLSNADLSGANLSDADLCGASLLDANLSNANITRTNFSYASLSGVQFSNVSLDNANLRTAILNCTNLHGMDFKNANLQRVYMLEANLSKANFSDANLHHAFLFRANLSRANLENANLSEADLSEASLHGANLKGANLSEADLREADLDRIDFSEINLRLANLSGLNLSNVNFSGSNLSKAILRGTILRGACFNSANLWNADLTNADLTNADLTNADLYGVNLDGANLKHAVLDVGWRNGVKICQTILPNGSISSRTCQL; this is encoded by the coding sequence ATGTTGAATCACTTTGCTAAGAAACGCAATTTGATAGAACGTTATTCCCAAGGTGAAAGAAACTTTGAGGGAGTAGATTTGATGGGAGTAGATTTAAGTAAAGTCGATCTTAGTGGTGCAATTTTACGAAATAGCAACTTGGTTTTCGCCAATTTATGGGAGTCAGATCTCAGTAATGCTGATCTCTCAGGTGCAAATTTATCTGATGCTGATTTATGTGGGGCTTCTTTATTAGATGCTAATCTCAGTAACGCTAATATCACCCGTACAAATTTTAGTTATGCCTCATTAAGTGGTGTGCAGTTTAGCAATGTAAGCTTAGACAATGCGAATTTAAGAACTGCCATTCTCAATTGTACAAATTTGCATGGTATGGATTTTAAAAATGCAAATCTGCAAAGAGTTTATATGTTAGAAGCTAATCTTTCTAAAGCTAATTTTAGCGATGCTAACCTGCACCATGCTTTCTTGTTTCGGGCAAATTTAAGTCGGGCTAACTTAGAAAATGCCAACCTCAGTGAAGCTGACTTGAGTGAAGCTAGCCTGCATGGTGCAAATTTGAAAGGTGCAAATTTAAGTGAGGCAGATTTACGTGAGGCAGATCTTGATCGCATCGATTTTAGTGAGATCAATCTCCGTTTAGCAAATTTGAGTGGACTGAATCTAAGCAATGTTAATTTCAGTGGTAGCAATTTGAGCAAAGCAATTTTGCGCGGTACAATTTTGCGGGGAGCTTGTTTCAATTCTGCAAACTTGTGGAATGCCGATTTAACTAATGCGGATTTAACTAATGCCGATTTAACTAATGCGGATTTATATGGGGTCAATCTTGATGGTGCTAACTTAAAACATGCTGTTTTAGATGTCGGTTGGCGAAATGGAGTCAAAATCTGCCAGACAATTTTACCCAATGGTAGTATTTCTAGTCGGACTTGTCAGTTATAA